GGAAGTGATGCTGGTGAAGCCGTTCCAGCCGGAGCCGATCTGCGACCATGCCCGGAATCCACCTTGGCCGTCGCTTGGGTAGAGCCACAGACTGCCATCGGGCTTGGTGGCCATGAGATCGGGGCGGGCATCGCCGTCGAAATCCCCCACGCCAATGAGGTTTGAGAAGCCCTGCCAACCTGATCCGATCTGCCGCTTGGCCAGGAAACCGCCGCGACCATCGCCCGGATACAGCCACAAGGCACCGTCGCTGGTGCGTGCCAAAATGTCCCCGCGGCCGTCGCCGTCAAAGTCCGAGATACCGGTGATGGCATCAAAGATGTTCCATCCCGAGCCAATCTCACGGGGATTGTTGAGCCTGTTACCGGGCAGTCCTGTGTACAGCATCAGGGAGCCGTCCGCCTCACGGGAGAGGACGTCGGCGAGCTTATCGCCGTCGAAGTCGCCGGCCGAGAACCGAATCTTCGCCGTGAGCTTGGGGTCGGCAAAAATAGTGACCGACGCCGTTGTGGTGGACACCGAATTGATGGTCACCTGAGTGCCGGTATAGGTGGTGAAAGTGCTGCCGGCCTGCCATGCGTGGTTGGTGGCGTACCAAGGTTCCGGGAATGGCTTGGTGGACGGCATGAGGATCAGGGACGAAGCGACCGTGGCTCCGCCGCGTTGGACGATCTTGACGCCCCTGTTTCCTGCTGGCTTGCCGGAGTCGTCCAGGTAGCTGTCATATCCGGCGGCCTGCCGCAGCTCAAGGTAGTAGACCTCTTTGCTGATGGGATCCGTGAACTTGATGGCACGCTGGGCATCCGTTCCACCCCATGGTTTGAGCGTGTAGGTCTTAGCGCCGGTGGCAATCCCCACGTCCCGGATTTCGTCGCCACGACCCAGCCCCGCGTAGTCCCAGAGCGAGCTGCTCACCACGGGCGATTCGAATTGGGCGGCACCCATGATGTCCGTCGTGTCACCGTACTCCCGGATGTAGCACGAAGGATCCGTGAACCGACCGTAACCGTCAACGCCGACGTCGGACGCACCACTGCCGCACTGCAACGCGTCCGCATGCATCAGGCCGATGACATGCCCGAACTCATGGCTCATCACGTTGTTCGTGAACCCGCTGATTTGCGGCAGGAGGACCCGGCCGCTGTAGCTTCCGCTGCTGTATCCGGCGCCCAGGGCGTTTCCGGACAAAGTGGACGTGGGAATGAAAATCACCAGTGCCGTGTACGGGCTGGCCGACCAACCCAGCTCGCTGGTGATGGTGGACATGATGGTGCTGTAGCTATCGGTGGACTTCGCCTTGGACTGGTGACCGGCAACCTTGGTATTCACCGTCATGGACAGTTTGTTGGCCGTCATGGCTTTCCAGTAATTGCTGGACGCAGTGACAGCTTGCTCAGCACTGGTCATGGAGACCGTGTTGCCGTTGTCCGCCAATTTGGCCGTGACCAGCCGTACCCGGATGTCGCCGCTGGGCCCTGCAGCCGCCGCGCCGGAGTCTGGACCTGCGCCCGAGTCGGGGCCGGTATTGAACGGCGTGGCACGCTCGGGGGGATTCTCGAACTCATGCTCCGAGTGCGGCGTACCCTCCACGAACTGGACGTTCGGATTGTCCGGCCCGGGCAACGGCACCGCCGTCGCGGGGGTCTGTACGAAGAACAGGCCGGTAGCAAACACCACCAAGCCTGTAGATAACGCGATTGATCGCCGTAGCGCACCCATTCGATCTCCCTGAGCCGGAGCCTGTGGTTCCTGTGAGTCTCAGCAACCGAGATCAGGCTACAACCGGGTAGTCACCGAGCCCGGCAGGCGGGGCTGTTCACCTGGAAACCCAACCATCCCGGAATGCTAACGGGACCCTAACCGGGCCGAAATACCGTGGCAACATTGCCGCGCCACACTGGAAGAGCCGGCAAGTGCAGGCACAAGCTCCAGCCCAGGAGGCCACCATGTTGAAGGAAGTCACAACACACACAACACGTATACGCGCGATCAGCCAGCTCCATCGGGGAGACGAGATCGAAGCCCGCCTGTCCGTGGGACCCGCCTATGATGACGTGGTTATCCGCCGCGGACGCGTCCAGGAAACTGCGCCGGGCATCGGCGTGGTGTGGATCATGGACCACGCCTCAGGAATGCGGAAAGCCATCAACACCGACGAATGCAGTGTTTGGCGTGTCGCCTGATCCGGCTCGACCCCAAACCCCTCTCAGCCACCAGCCACGGATTGGATGATCAAAACCTCCTGGCCGGCCGCAACTTCAGTATCAAGACCTTTCACACGCCGGATCTCGTCACCGTTAACGTAAATATTCACGAAACGGCGGAGAGCCCCGGTTTCATCACGCAAACGCCTGGCCAGCACCGGATAATCTCCGGTCACCGAGTCCAGCAACTGTCCAACGGTCACAGCCCCGTCGGCGGACGCAGTCAGATAGGACTGTCCGCCGACGAGTGGCTGCAGGACACCAGGCAACACGACCGTATAGTCAGCCATGATGGGCCTAACCAGGCACCGGGGCTTGGTTTTCGGTACCAGGATCCCGCGTCTGCGCTGCTGCCTCCACGAATTGTTCAGTTTCCGCCACCAACGTGGCTTCCGCGGCTGCCAGCGGGATTTCTGCCCCTGCCGGGTTTCCCACCACGACGGCGGCACGCACGCACAGCACGTCCGGCAAGTGCGATGCCACTTCGGTAAACGTCTCGCCCTCGTCTGCGCTGGCATACACGGCGCCTCCGCGGGTTCCGAAGTACACGCCGGTGGGTTCGGCGGTGTCCACGGACGCTGCATCCCGTAGCACGGCGTTGTATTCGTGGTCCGGGAGACCGGTATGCAGCTCTTTCCACGTCCGGCCGGCGTCGTCTGTGCGATGGACGCTGAGCTTGCTGTCCGGCGGGATGCGTTCGCCATCAGCTTTCAACGGAACCACCCACGCCGTGCCCTCGCGCCGAGGATGAGTCAGCATCACGAACCCGAAGTCCGCCGGAAGTCCGTCCGCGATTGAGTCCCAGTTCTCGCCTCCATCGTCGGTGCGATACACGCCGTGATGGTTCTGCGCGTACAAACGGTCCTCGACGGCGGCATCCGCCGCGATCTTGTGAACGCACTGGCCGAACTCCGGGTTGGGATCGGGCATGAAGTAGGCCGAGATTCCCTTGTTGCGCGGCTCCCAGGAGGCGCCGCCGTCGAGCGATCTGTAAACGCCGCCCGTACTCATGGCGATGTGAACCTTCTCCCCGGAAGGATCAACCACTATGGAGTGCGCCGCCGCCCCGCCGTAGCCGGCACCCCACTCACTACGGTGGGGGTGGTCCCAGAGTCCGCGGTTCAGCTCGAAGTGCTCGCCGCCGTCGGTTGATTTCCAAACGGAAATCGGCTCGCACCCGGCCCAGACAACTCCCGGGCGTGATGCGGCGTCGGGGTATATCTGCCAGATGCGCTCCAACGCGGCGTCGGTGCCCTCCGGGAACTTGATGGCGCCGTGCTCGGGCTCGGTCCATGTAGCGCCGAGGTTGTCCGAGTGGGCAACGGTGGGACCCCAATGCTCGGACCGCACACCCACCATGATTCGTGTTTTGCCGTCCCGTGTATCTATCCCGATGCTGGGTATTTCACTCATCAGGAAGTGCGGGCCGGAGAGGGACCATACTTTGCGGTCCGGGCTGCTTGCGAGCCACAGGCCTTTCTTGGTTCCGATCGCGATGACGTAACTCTCTGCGGTAGCCATGAACCCCATCGAACCATCAGGGCGTGCGGGTAGCAACGGTTTTTTGGGCGTATGTGGATAGTCCGAACTTCGGGCAAGAGGGACCCTTACGGTTACAGTGCATCCAAACCCCTGATCGTGACGCGAAAATCAGAAAAACTTTTTCGCCGCTTGTGGTGACCGTTGGATGCTGCAGCGGGAAAACGTGCTTGACTGTGGTTTTGCGGCCAATCGGCCGCCACAACGTACTGGGGGATCAGATGTTTTGCGAGGTCAAAGAGCCATGAGGTCAACAAACAGGATGTTCGCGGTGGTTGGCCGGTAGCAGGACCGAGCCATGATTACAGCCTCTTTGCATGAAGGAGCGATAGTCCTGGACCCGTTCTCCGTAAGGATGGTCCTGGGGATAGTCACGTTGACCCTGATAGTGCTGTCCGCCGCCTCCTCACGGCGAATCCGGTCCACCTCCACCACGTGGTGGCGGGTTGCCCTCCTTCTCTTCTTCGCCGGAAATTTCGCTTTCCTGCTGAACGGAACCTCCTTTCTGGCCTGGGCCAATCCGCCGGGCAAAGCGCTGATCGTGGCCGGTGCGTTCAGCATTTGGGCCGGCGCTCGAGCTCTTCGCGAGCGAAAAGTCAGCGCGTGGCAGATATCGCCGGCACCGCTGATCACCTTCCTTGCATCAGCGATGGACGGTGTCGAATCCAGCCTGTGGTCCGGAGGCTTGATGTATCTGGGAATGACGGCAGCAGGCCTTGGCATGGCCGCAGGAGAGTTGTGGTTGGCGAAGTCCGCCCAGTCCCGGATGACGAAGTTTCTGGCCCTCATCGCCGGACTTACGTCCCTGTACTACTTGGGCCGGGGCGTCACGTTTGTACTGGAAGGGCCGGACGGGAGTTCCTTCCGGACACTTTTCGGCTATGCACCGGCGGCGTTGATGCACCTGATTCTGCTGGTCTCGCTGTCTTTCACCATCAACTCGCTCGGCAACAGCCACCTGATCAAGAGGCTCCGGGAACGTGCCGAACGGGACCATCTGACCGGGCTGCTTAACAGGGGCGCCTTCCTGGGCCTGGCCGAAAAGGAACTGGCAGGCCCGGCTGCCCACCAGAACGCTGCACTGATCCTGGCGGACCTGGACTATTTCAAGGCCGTCAATGATGAACACGGACATGCCGCAGGAGATGCTGCTTTGCGTGCCTTTGCCGAGGCCTGCACCGCGTCAGTAAGGTCAACGGATCTTGTGGGGCGATACGGCGGTGAGGAGTTCATTCTTCTCTTGCCGGGCGCGACGCAACAACGGGCAGAGGCCATCGCCTCGGACATCAGCCGGCGCCTGTCCGCCATGGCAGATCCGGCTGGTTTGCCCTACCCCACGGTCAGCTATGGGGTGACATCCACAGGTGCCAAAGCCGCAGACCTGAATTTCATGATCAGTGTGGCAGACGCGGCGTTATACAGCGCCAAAGCCCAGGGCCGCGACCAGGTGGTGGGTGCGGAATCGGTGGAGCCGCTACCCACGATTCAGCAAAGGCCGTAGCACACGGACATACGAGGACATGGTGTCAGGCCTTACCCGCAACCTGTGTGACGTTATGCCTAGGCTGTGGGTGGTAGCTACACCCGTGAATGACGGACAACGATGACGGAGAACAACGATGACTGAAGCAAATACCGCTGCACGTGCACTACAGCTCAAGGCCCTGCATGAGGCACCGGAAATCCTGAGCGTGGTCAATGTGTGGGATGCCATCAGTGCCCGCACTGTGGCAGACCTGCCTGAAACCAAGGCCATCGCAACCGCCGGGCATTCCATTGCTGCGGCCTTTGGTTACGCCGATGGAACCATGCCGTTGGACGTCGCGCTGGAAGGGGTCAAGCGAATTGTCGACGCCGTGGATCACCCGGTCACTGCTGACCTGGACGATGGCTACGAGAACCCTGCCGAGACCATTCGCAGGGCTATCGCGATCGGCGTGGTTGGCGCGAATGTAGAAGACCGTTTGCGGCCCTTCGACGAGGCCGTGGCCCGTGTTCACGCGATCATTTCGGCCGCCGAGGACGAAGGCATTGTGTTCCAGCTGAACGCCCGCACCGATGCCATTGCCCGTGGCGGCGACCGGCCCATTAAGGACAGCATCGAGGACGCCATCGTCAGGGGACGGGCGTTCCTCGACGCCGGCGCATCGCTGGTTTTCGTGCCCGGAGCCATGACCCGTGAGGTCATCGAGCCGCTGGTTGAGGGCCTCGGGCACGGGAAGCTCTCCGTCATCGGTGCACCTGGCGCCCTTCCGGCAACTGAGCTCCAGGCGCTTGGTGTGGCCCGCGTGTCCTATGGTCCGTTCACCCAGCGGGTGGCCCTGCGTGCCCTCCGGGATCTTGCCTCTGATCTGTACGGCTCGGGCGTGGTCCCTACTGACACCCCGGCGCTGAACTAGCTGATCCTGCCGGTCCCGTCAGAGAAGGCGGGACCGGTCAGCTGCCCGAGCGGGTATCGAACGCAGCCGCCGATTCCCGGAGCAGGCGGGCCACTGTGTCCACCGGCAGGCTCGCTGCCTTTCGCCGGTCGAAACGGCGCAGTGCGATGTGCCGGGTCCCTAAGCCAGGAACATCCAGGATGTCCACGTGATCGTGGACCACGCCCGTCAGAGCCAGGGTGGGCACAATGGCCACCCCCTCACCGGCCGCTACAAGTGCCAGTGCGGTGAGTGTGTCGTGGTACTGGTGAACAGTGTCAATCCGGCTGCCCGTTGAGTGGCGGAGGCGTCCGAGCACTGCTGTGTTTGCTGCCGACGGTTCCACTCCCAGCCACGGCAAGGGCAGGCGACTGAGGTCTATGTTGTCCGTGCCAAGCAGGCTTCCTGCCGGCACCACGAGCTTCCAGGGCTCGTCCAGCAGGGGATCTTCGACCATCCCGGCGGCCATCGGACGCTGCTCTGCCGCCGTCGAATCCTGTTCAATCACTACGGCGTCGAGCTGCCGTTGACGTAGCAGCCGCATCAGCGCGGGGAAACTGTCTTCAACAATCTGGATCTGTAGCTGGGGGTACTGGTTGCGCCATTCCGGAAGTCGCGGGATCACCACTGTGCGCATGAAGCTGGTGAAGCCGCCCACGCGCACCACTCCCGCAATGTTGACTTCGCTTTGCATGCGGGCGCGGGCAACGTTGAGGGCCCGTTCTATCTCTTCCCCTGCCTCCGCCATGGCCAGTCCCGCGGGGGTGAGCACTGAACCTTTGGGGGTCCGCAGGAGTAAGGCCTGACCCGCCTCGTGTTCGAGTTTGCTGAGCTGCTGCGACACTGCGGACGGTGTGATCCGCAGTTCATCGGCGGCAGCAAGAACGCCTCCGGTGCGGGCAACTGCGAGAAGTACGAGCAGCCTGCGGGGGTCCATTTCCATGTTAAGCACTCCTAAACATGGGATTCAGAATAATGCAATTGAACTAAAGGGGTAAGTCCCTCAATATTGACTCACAAGCACGATTCAGTCACGCAGCATCGACCCCCGAATCAAGCCCCCATCCCGGACCTTACGCCGCCTGCCGGCTCTCTCCGGATGCCCAAATCTGAAAGGACTCCCATGGAACTGCTGTTCGAAATTGCCGGTTGGGCCGGCGCTGTGGCAATGCTCGGCGGCTACATGGCGGTCTCCATGGGATGGCTGCAGGCGGGCAGCACTTTCCAAACCGTAAATCTCTTTGGTTCCTGCGCCTTCATCATCAACGGCACACTTCACGGAGCATGGCCCTCAGTGGTGACCAACGTGGCGTGGTTCCTGATTTCAGCTATTGCACTGCTGCGCATGAAGGCCCAGCACCGGGCCTCGGTCACCTCCGACGCTCAGGAAAGTCACCCACTTGCCCCGGACACTGCCGCTCAGGTCATTGTCACGGCTGCTCGCCCGGCAGCCAGCTGCGCCTAGCGGGTTCACCAGGAGTAGCGGGTTGACCAGGGCCAGTTAGTCCACAAACTCCGACTGTGTCTCGATGAAGTCCCAATCCGCACTGGTCAGGACACCACTGACCTTGTCCGGATGGGGCCCTCCGGCTTCTGCAATGTGCCGCAGCACCTGGAGCGGAAGTTCATCGGCCCGCAGGTTTTCGCGCAGCCACTCTTTACTGTCCAGGTGCAGATCGAGCCACCACATGAAGATTTCCATCACGGACCGCCTTTCTTCGGATTAACCGTAGGCCGGGGCGGATGTCTCTACAAGGGCTCAGGGCTGACGTCTTTATCGCAGCCGGATCCGCCAAACACGCTGTTCAAGCACACGCCGCGGAGCAACAATAGGGGTATGGCTGCGGAAGGTTTCAGCGGACGGATTCCCTTGGTTGTGGGCGTACTGCCGGACCAGCATGTGGAAGTACTACAAACTGCCAGGACCTTGGCCGAGCAACTGGGCGTGCCGCTGGTTTGCGCTTATGTGGACGAGGCCAGCTACCTCGTGGAGTGGGATCCTTCGCGTGAGACTCACCGGATGTCCCTTCACCCCGAAAAGGATGACGAGGACGTGGCGGTTATCCGGGATGATCTGGGTAAGGCCATCGCGGAAGCCATGGACGGTGGCACGGCAGATTGGACGTTGCGCTTGCTTGCCGGCGATCCTGCCCGGGCGCTGGGACGCCTGGCCTCTGACATAGATGCCTCAATGATCATTGTTGGCTCTCCCGAGCCTGGCTTGGGACACCGTATTTCCGAGGCTTTGAATGGCTCGGTGGCTGCTTGGCTGAGCCATCACCAGCGGCGTCCGGTGCTGATTGTGCCCCAAAAGAGGAGGCACGAAGCTGCTCATAAAAACTAAAGCGAAAGTACTTATTCGAGGTGGTGGCAAAGGCGTCGCGCGGCACGTAGAGTAATTACTGCAGGACGGCGAAAGCCCCTGCTCAAAGACCGCTCCGGAGTGCGTATCCCCCAATAACGCACTCCGGAGCTCTTTTGTTTAAGCGGCGCCATCTTTAGGCGGCGCCGCGTACCGCCACTACCCACTTTGAATCCGAAACCCCCGCGACACGCCCGTAGCGACGGCGAGTCGCCGGCGAGAAGCCACCAAAAAGGGTCAGGAAGGCACGCGACGGGTGACCACCGACGCCGGGACGGCCGGGACGCGCTGCCTCTTGGCATATACCCGGGCCCGTTGGCTGGACAACGCCAGGAGCACCAGGATGTCAGTGGCCACACCGAAAAGTCCGGCTTCGAGGGTGATGTTGGTGCTTCCGGTGAAGTAGTCAACGGCTTGGACCACCACGGAGACAGAACTGAGGCCCATCGCGATCACCCTTGCCCCGTTGCTGCCCAGGAAAATCCGCCAGGCAAGGAAAACTTCCCCCAGCCCGAAGATCAGCACTACCACGGCAACAAAGGTGACAACCGTCGTCGTGGTTTGCGGGTCAAGGGGGTCGCCGTCGGTGGTGATGTCCGAGAAAACATCGGAAGAGGTCACCAGTGTCAGCGCCAGGATAAAGGCCGCGATGGACCTGGCCACCACCAACGCGGCGCCCACCATGGTGGGCGCCGGCCGTCTGTCGCGGCTGTCCGTGGGGCGGGATGGCTGGTGGGCCGGGACCTGCACGCGTCGCGCGTCCACGATGGGGAGGTCGCCGTCGGTGGAAATCGAATCCCCGCCTCCGTTCCTGGAGTGGTAGCCGGTGGAGAAGTCCTCAATCACCTGCACCGTGACGCGTGGATCAGCGGCGGTAACGCTGGAAATGATGTGGTCCCGCTCAACGTCGGTGTTCTGCTCGATCTTGTGCGTAATTTGCAGGGTGAAGAGTGAGAACCCGACGCTGCGGTCGTAGGTGCCGGCAGCCAGCCAGTCCACTTTGTGCCCGCCGGGCAGCAGCCAGCCTTCGGGGCATCGCCAGAAACGGACGTGGTGGCGTTTGCCTGGGTTGTTGTCCACTTCCTGCTGATAGGCGAAGTCCTGCTGCCGGTCGAAGAGGTAGAGCGGGCTGACCGGGGCTTCGGAGTAACTCCGGCGGAAGATGGTGGAGCTGATGATGCGGCGGCTGCTTTTGAGCGTCACTTGGTCCGCTTGAGTCCAGCCGGCCGCGCGCATGATGGCGTGGAGTTGCGGCTCGTCGCCCAGCAACGCGACGTTTACGGGATCTCCCAGTAATCCGTCGCTGGTCCGGGCGCGGCCGATGAAGTAGCCGGGAACGTAGATGGTGGTGAGGATGCGGTGCAGGCGAGGGAGGAGGAGATACGCGAGGAACGCCCAAAAGAAGAAGTAGAACCACACCTGGCCCCACCCCAAATGGAAGCTCTCCCCCACCAGCAGGAACGCCAACCACACCGCAGCGGCGCCACCAAGGATGAAGAAGGCGTGGTCCAGCCGGGAATCGGTCACATCCTTGGCCGCTGCCTTGTACATATAGCTCCCCCTTGTGGCCCCTTAAGCTTCGGGCTTCGAATGCAGCTTGTACAGGCTTACGTGAGCAACTTCGGCACGTGGAGTTGTCCGTTGCTGATGAGCCATTGCAGGGACTCGCGAATGGCCTGCTCGGGCTCGTATCCGGGCGCGTACCCGATGAGGGAGGCGGCTTTGTGGATACTCATGCAGTGGTTGCGGGAAAGGTGGGCCCAGCTGGAATCGGCAAATTCGGGAGTGGTGATTCGTCGGAATTCTTCCCAGCTCACGGTCTCCATGTGCGGATCCTGCCCGAACCAGGACGCGGCGATGCGCACGTAGCCACGAACCGTCAGGGCTGTGGGAGCAACAATGGTGAAGTCTTCCCCGGCTGCAGCGTCGCGGTTGAGGATGGCTTTCTCAAAGGCCTGCGCCACGTCGTCGGCGTGCACGTGATGCATCAGCTCGGTACCGCTTCCGGGGACCTTGAGTGTCTGCCCGGAAGCAATCACGGGCCACACGCCTGGATCCAGGTTGCCCAGTGGCCCGATCGGGAACCAGCCGGGTCCCACGATGTGGCCGGGGTGGATGGATGTTGTGGCCAGACCCCCTGAAGCGGTCTCCTCTTTGAGCATTCGGGCGATGTCGCGTTTCCGGATTCCGTAATCGTCAGTTGGTTCTGCGGCCGAGGGTTCGCCAGCCGAATCCGATCCTTCGGTGATGGGCAATTTCAAGCTGACACCGTGGCGCCAGATCGACCCGCAGTGCAGCAGATGCGCTGTCTCGCCGCGCAGCCGGTTCACCAGCGCAGTGGCTGACTCCAGCGTGAAGCAAATGAGGTCAACCACGACGTCGGCACCCAGTCCCGCTATCCGGTCACCAAAGACGCCCTCAAGTTCCTCGTGCTCGCGGTCCGCTGTAACCTGGCGGACCTGCTGCCATTCGGGGACGTCGGCATGGGGTGGTCGGCTTCCGCGGCTGATGTTGATGACCTCGTACCCGGCACGCACAAGCCTGGGCACCAGGAAGGACCCGATATGGCCGCTGCCGCCGATCACGACGATTTTCATGGGTGCTCCGATCTCCACGAGTCACGCTACTGGCTTGCGGGGGTAACCGATAGGCCCGCGCGCCCAAGGTCAACTCGGCACATAATAACGAGACTTACTTGTTCCTTGGTTAGACAAACGGCAGGCTCCCGCGACTAGCATGAATAGTCCGGGCAAGCCCGGGTACGTGACCTCTTGAACGACCCCCTCGGAAGGTCGGCGTTGACGCGGCGACCACGTAAAGGAGACAACTGTGCGGGAGCCTGCAGTCAGCGAGAGCGTGTCAGAAATCAGCGAAACTCCGGAAGAAAATGCGGAGGAGACGCCACAGGAAACGCCCGATGAAACCGCAAGCGAACCGGCGGAAATCACGTTTGACGAGCAGTTCTACCCTGCCCGTCCCAAAGCGCTGCGCCCCATTGCCCGGCGTCGGCAGTTCTTTGCCGCCCGGCCCTCCTTGGAATTCGACGGCTTGAACTCCACGTACGTGGATTGGCTCCGGAACCAGTCCATGCTGGGTGACGCCAACACCATGGCCCGGCAGTTGTCCGGGCAGGCCAGCATGTGGCAGAACTCGTATGCCAGGCCCAACCCACGCGCAGCTGTTGAGCGTGCACCTGTGTGGTTCACTGCCTATCCACTGTCTTTCATAACCAAGGACGGCCAGTCCTTCCTTTCTGCGCTGGGTGACCCAGCGCTTTGGGACGCGTTCAGCCAGATCGGCATCAGGGGCCTGCACACGGGACCGGTGAAGCTGGCCGGCGGCATCCGCGGATGGTCGCAAACACCCAGCGTGGACGGCCACTTCGACCGGATCAGCATGGCGATCGATCCCGCCTTCGGCACGGAGGAAGAGTTCCGGCAGATGTGCGAGGTAGCCAACCAGCACGGCGGCACCGTCATTGACGACATCGTCCCGGGGCACACCGGCAAGGGAGCGGACTTCCGCCTCGCCGAAATGAACTTCCGGGATTACCCCGGCATCTATCACATGGTGGACATCCCGGAGGAGGACTGGCACTTGCTGCCGGACGTCCCCGAGGGCGAAGATTCGGTGAACATCAGCCCCGCGGCTGAGGAAGCGCTGCAAAAGGCCGGCTACATCATCGGGCGACTGCAGCGGGTTATCTTCTACGAGCCCGGCGTCAAGGAAACCAACTGGAGCGCCACCAAGCCCATCATCGACACCACGGGCAAGAAACGCCGCTGGGTTTATCTCCACTACTTCAAGGCCGGTCAGCCTTCCATTAACTGGCTGGACCCCACCTTCGCCGGCATGCGCCTGGTGGTTGGCGACGCCCTGCACTCCTTGCTGGACCTCGGGACCGGAGCGCTCCGGCTGGATGCCAACGGTTTCCTGGGTGTGGAGAAGAGCGCCGAGGAAGAACCGGGCTGGTCCGAGGGTCACCCGTTGTCCGAGGCAGCCAACCAGTTGATTGGTTCCATGATCCGCAAGGTGGGCGGGTTCTCCTTCCAAGAGCTCAACCTCACTATCGATGACATCAAGTCGCAGTCCGAGTCCGGCCCGGACCTGTCTTACGACTTCATCACCAGGCCCGCCTACCA
The sequence above is a segment of the Arthrobacter sp. StoSoilB22 genome. Coding sequences within it:
- a CDS encoding exo-alpha-sialidase, with amino-acid sequence MGFMATAESYVIAIGTKKGLWLASSPDRKVWSLSGPHFLMSEIPSIGIDTRDGKTRIMVGVRSEHWGPTVAHSDNLGATWTEPEHGAIKFPEGTDAALERIWQIYPDAASRPGVVWAGCEPISVWKSTDGGEHFELNRGLWDHPHRSEWGAGYGGAAAHSIVVDPSGEKVHIAMSTGGVYRSLDGGASWEPRNKGISAYFMPDPNPEFGQCVHKIAADAAVEDRLYAQNHHGVYRTDDGGENWDSIADGLPADFGFVMLTHPRREGTAWVVPLKADGERIPPDSKLSVHRTDDAGRTWKELHTGLPDHEYNAVLRDAASVDTAEPTGVYFGTRGGAVYASADEGETFTEVASHLPDVLCVRAAVVVGNPAGAEIPLAAAEATLVAETEQFVEAAAQTRDPGTENQAPVPG
- a CDS encoding GGDEF domain-containing protein; translation: MITASLHEGAIVLDPFSVRMVLGIVTLTLIVLSAASSRRIRSTSTTWWRVALLLFFAGNFAFLLNGTSFLAWANPPGKALIVAGAFSIWAGARALRERKVSAWQISPAPLITFLASAMDGVESSLWSGGLMYLGMTAAGLGMAAGELWLAKSAQSRMTKFLALIAGLTSLYYLGRGVTFVLEGPDGSSFRTLFGYAPAALMHLILLVSLSFTINSLGNSHLIKRLRERAERDHLTGLLNRGAFLGLAEKELAGPAAHQNAALILADLDYFKAVNDEHGHAAGDAALRAFAEACTASVRSTDLVGRYGGEEFILLLPGATQQRAEAIASDISRRLSAMADPAGLPYPTVSYGVTSTGAKAADLNFMISVADAALYSAKAQGRDQVVGAESVEPLPTIQQRP
- a CDS encoding universal stress protein, coding for MAAEGFSGRIPLVVGVLPDQHVEVLQTARTLAEQLGVPLVCAYVDEASYLVEWDPSRETHRMSLHPEKDDEDVAVIRDDLGKAIAEAMDGGTADWTLRLLAGDPARALGRLASDIDASMIIVGSPEPGLGHRISEALNGSVAAWLSHHQRRPVLIVPQKRRHEAAHKN
- a CDS encoding MoaD/ThiS family protein — protein: MADYTVVLPGVLQPLVGGQSYLTASADGAVTVGQLLDSVTGDYPVLARRLRDETGALRRFVNIYVNGDEIRRVKGLDTEVAAGQEVLIIQSVAGG
- a CDS encoding LysR family transcriptional regulator; this translates as MEMDPRRLLVLLAVARTGGVLAAADELRITPSAVSQQLSKLEHEAGQALLLRTPKGSVLTPAGLAMAEAGEEIERALNVARARMQSEVNIAGVVRVGGFTSFMRTVVIPRLPEWRNQYPQLQIQIVEDSFPALMRLLRQRQLDAVVIEQDSTAAEQRPMAAGMVEDPLLDEPWKLVVPAGSLLGTDNIDLSRLPLPWLGVEPSAANTAVLGRLRHSTGSRIDTVHQYHDTLTALALVAAGEGVAIVPTLALTGVVHDHVDILDVPGLGTRHIALRRFDRRKAASLPVDTVARLLRESAAAFDTRSGS
- a CDS encoding VCBS repeat-containing protein, with the translated sequence MGALRRSIALSTGLVVFATGLFFVQTPATAVPLPGPDNPNVQFVEGTPHSEHEFENPPERATPFNTGPDSGAGPDSGAAAAGPSGDIRVRLVTAKLADNGNTVSMTSAEQAVTASSNYWKAMTANKLSMTVNTKVAGHQSKAKSTDSYSTIMSTITSELGWSASPYTALVIFIPTSTLSGNALGAGYSSGSYSGRVLLPQISGFTNNVMSHEFGHVIGLMHADALQCGSGASDVGVDGYGRFTDPSCYIREYGDTTDIMGAAQFESPVVSSSLWDYAGLGRGDEIRDVGIATGAKTYTLKPWGGTDAQRAIKFTDPISKEVYYLELRQAAGYDSYLDDSGKPAGNRGVKIVQRGGATVASSLILMPSTKPFPEPWYATNHAWQAGSTFTTYTGTQVTINSVSTTTASVTIFADPKLTAKIRFSAGDFDGDKLADVLSREADGSLMLYTGLPGNRLNNPREIGSGWNIFDAITGISDFDGDGRGDILARTSDGALWLYPGDGRGGFLAKRQIGSGWQGFSNLIGVGDFDGDARPDLMATKPDGSLWLYPSDGQGGFRAWSQIGSGWNGFTSITSDGSFSGAGAGLLARTSDGTLYLYPGNGWGGFVPRINLGGGWNSVGDIVSGQDFTGDAKSDVLTATSSGTMRLYPGSGSGFADRLAIGAGWNQFSQVWEAGDFDGDGVADILARGTNGVLWLYPGNGSGGFLPRVQVGSGWAAFTSVLSAGDFDGDGHPDLVARTSDGVLWLYPTDGRGQFLARKQIGTGWQGFTQMLAPGDFSGDGKADLVARAADGNLWLYPGNGAGGFQSWRQIGTGWNIFDSVMQGGDFNGDGREDIMARGSDGSLWLYPGNGNGGFLTRASLGAGWNMFSTFAALGNGFTGLGNPSVVGIAGDGTLFLYVGTGQGAFQKVVVDPR
- a CDS encoding isocitrate lyase/phosphoenolpyruvate mutase family protein, whose protein sequence is MTEANTAARALQLKALHEAPEILSVVNVWDAISARTVADLPETKAIATAGHSIAAAFGYADGTMPLDVALEGVKRIVDAVDHPVTADLDDGYENPAETIRRAIAIGVVGANVEDRLRPFDEAVARVHAIISAAEDEGIVFQLNARTDAIARGGDRPIKDSIEDAIVRGRAFLDAGASLVFVPGAMTREVIEPLVEGLGHGKLSVIGAPGALPATELQALGVARVSYGPFTQRVALRALRDLASDLYGSGVVPTDTPALN